A region of Neovison vison isolate M4711 chromosome 7, ASM_NN_V1, whole genome shotgun sequence DNA encodes the following proteins:
- the LOC122913404 gene encoding zinc finger and SCAN domain-containing protein 5B-like yields the protein MATDQNFSGGQEKPQGSPETELPRSALLQGALDGTRDSDCETWHLSFRAFTGSETSDPLEDLRSLGELCYLWLRPDLHTKEQILDALVLEQFLISMPPELQVLVKESGVRSCEDLRDLLRSNKTPKTWTIVTLQGQEFLVRSSDAQMAGAEVSDMDLVADLSKKPRSSVREIHPEDSEKVSRELQNLPGVNKPSAGQAQNVLLLETIPRKGVQENLRPKGNLKENLMEDPEERTILKFQEPQLLEGSDSMKAKGGKNLQEGARITDVQANRPSTHVSERQTSPQNENRRDSQKSPRNPKRRKLDNTSISEEVPQGGTPYLDKGEVSAQPVPSSVHPVGGKATEQTPTGQTPTVCSICKKGFRYKSQFRIHWRTHTGERPFRCDSCAGTFTQPSDLRVHRRIHTGEKPYSCELCHRTFTHDSTLRSHRRVHTKEKPYACADCGKAFSHKGNLNVHLRTHSGLKPYTCPECHGAFRQLGTFKRHQKTHVK from the exons ATGGCTACAGACCAGAACTTCTCAGGGGGTCAGGAGAAACCCCAAGGCAGCCCGGAGACAGAGCTGCCACGGTCTGCTCTGTTGCAAGGAGCCCTCGACGGGACGCGAGACAGCGACTGTGAGACATGGCACCTGAGCTTCAGGGCTTTCACTGGCTCGGAGACGTCAGACCCCCTTGAGGACCTGAGGAGCCTTGGTGAGCTCTGCTACCTGTGGCTGCGGCCAGACCTTCACACCAAGGAGCAGATCCTGGACGCGCTGGTGCTGGAGCAGTTCCTGATCTCCATGCCCCCGGAGCTTCAGGTCCTAGTCAAGGAAAGTGGTGTGCGGAGCTGCGAGGACTTGAGGGACCTGCTGAGAAGCAACAAGACCCCCAAGACATGG ACCATAGTCACCTTACAAGGACAGGAATTTCTTGTACGAAGTTCAGATGCTCAGATGGCTGGAGCGGAGGTCAGTGACATGGACCTCGTGGCGGACTTGTCCAAGAAGCCCCGATCTTCTGTGAGAGAGATACATCCAGAGGACAGCGAGAAAGTCAGCAGAGAGCTGCAGAATCTGCCAGGAGTCAACAAGCCGTCAGCTGGGCAG GCACAGAATGTTCTCCTGCTGGAGACCATTCCTAGAAAAGGTGTGCAGGAGAATCTCAGACCCAAGGGGAACCTGAAGGAGAATCTGATGGAAGATCCGGAAGAGAGGACAATACTGAAGTTCCAAGAGCCTCAGCTTCTGGAAGGTTCTG ATTCCATGAAGGCAAAGGGTGGAAAGAATCTCCAAGAAGGAGCCCGTATTACAGACGTGCAGGCCAACAGACCCTCCACCCACGTTTCAGAGAGACAAACTTCCCCTCAGAATGAGAACAGAAGAGATTCTCAGAAAAGCCCAAGaaatcccaaaagaagaaaactggacaaCACCTCTATTTCCGAAGAAGTACCTCAAGGAGGAACCCCGTATTTGGACAAAGGAGAAGTCTCAGCTCAACCTGTGCCCAGCTCGGTCCATCCTGTTGGGGGAAAAGCCACGGAACAGACACCAACGGGACAGACACCAACCGTGTGCAGCATCTGTAAGAAAGGGTTTCGTTATAAATCTCAGTTTCGCATTCACTGGAGGACACACACGGGAGAGAGGCCATTCAGATGCGATTCCTGCGCGGGGACGTTCACGCAGCCTTCGGACCTCCGCGTGCACCGGCGAatccacactggggagaagccctACTCCTGCGAGCTCTGCCACCGGACCTTCACCCACGACTCTACCCTTCGGAGCCACCGCCGGGTCCACACCAAGGAGAAGCCTTACGCATGTGCGGACTGCGGGAAAGCTTTCAGCCACAAGGGGAACCTCAACGTCCACCTTCGCACCCACTCTGGGTTGAAACCCTACACGTGTCCCGAGTGCCACGGCGCCTTTCGTCAGCTGGGAACTTTCAAACGCCACCAAAAAACCCACGTGAAGTGA